A portion of the Zootoca vivipara chromosome 6, rZooViv1.1, whole genome shotgun sequence genome contains these proteins:
- the LOC118087904 gene encoding cytochrome c oxidase subunit 5B, mitochondrial, with translation MASRLLRVCGALRGLSAGQSSLGRGPLRLTGAARSMGAGGIPTDEEQATGMERKTMKALEKGLDPYNMLPPKRYAGTKEDPNIVPSITDKRLVGCICEEDNSTVIWFWLHKGNPQRCPSCGAHYKLVGYQLP, from the exons ATGGCGTCAAGGTTACTGCGGGTGTGCGGGGCTCTGCGAGGCCTCAGCGCGGGCCAGAGTTCCCTGGGCCGGGGGCCGCTGCGCCTGACGGGGGCCGCCCGCTCCATGGGGGCCGGAG GTATCCCCACTGATGAAGAACAGGCTACAGGAATGGAGAGGAAAACCATGAAAGCTTTAGAGAAGGGGCTG GATCCTTACAACATGCTGCCACCCAAACGATACGCTGGGACAAAGGAAGACCCCAACATAGTCCCTTCAATTACCGACAAGAGGCTTGTGGGCTGCATCT GTGAAGAGGACAACAGCACTGTGATCTGGTTCTGGCTACACAAGGGAAATCCCCAGCGCTGCCCCTCCTGTGGAGCCCATTACAAGTTGGTTGGCTACCAGTTGCCCTGA